CCCTCGCGACAGAAGTACCGCGGTTTTACAGAACGAACCAATTTGAATTGCGATTACTTAACTTTGTTTACCAGTAATAGAATCATTCAATTTCGCTCTAAGCATGTCAATTTTTGCTTAGCCTCTAGTCGAGCCGCTCTTGGACTAAACATGACAGTACTTGGTTGGACTCCACTCAAATCACAAAAGATGACCGCGCTTATAAAATAGACTTGATACCTAAACCTTGCGAACCAAGTTGTCAAAAATTCAAAGGCGAAAAATTCCAACTGTTAAATATGAATACAGATATTTTGGCGATATGGATCAGGAAGTTGATGATCTTCTCCGAATTTTATCTCATATTCCTATTTATTGAGCTAAGCATTTCTCAAACATTATACTCAGTTACCCCTATAATTTACTTTGTCTATAATCGTTGATTTAACATCATAAACGTACATTTCCCCATAAATAACTAGTCGGTCATTTCAGTCCTTATGACATACTTGGTTCAACGACTTCGATCGGGCTAATGCTTCATATTTATGACTATAGGAATACGCAATATTATTCGTCCGTTGCTTCATGTCTTAAACTTCCTGTGTCAATATTTACAAACAAGGCCTCATCCGATTAAGTACACTTTTTCAAACATAATTCACGTACCCAATAAAGTCGGTTCATAATAGCTTGGTACTGAGATGAACCTGTCAAGTAAATTTATTATACGACAACCCCAACCTGATGGTGAGAAGATCtgttttaaattcaatatatacatttatttatttgcgtgAATTTTCATTTCAGGTGCAAAGGCTTGCAACACGAATTAGCAGAAGTAAAAAAGCATAATTTGGTAAGCTATTATTACTCTCAGCATgaatgaattatttgaaaattcataTAGAAAAACGATTTTAAACTACACAACAGTCATCCGACACCAAGTATATTAGCTTTGATAACAATAACAAATTTTGACAGGAATTGAGAAGACGACATCTAGTGAATGAAAAAGGAGTTCAAACTTTACCAATTAACAACAAAGACACCCAGGCCAGGTAAGAAACATTGCTACACTTGCATAGTTTGTCAAAACTCCCAAGTCTATAGTAAGTAAAACTAATTGGATCGCATTGTCATTCTCAATTTTAACAGCTCGCCACCGAAGAAGCCTAGAACACGTACTGTGATGACACAATGCTCGCCAACAGTTTTGAAAGTCACAAATTCTACAAAAGTGACGTCACTTCCACAACCAAGTGATAGCAAAGTTCCAGGAACAGTAAGCTCTTATTATCTTCACTCAGATACCTCCCCGCCCCACTTTtcataatataattatataccCATTTCCATCGATATAACCcaaatcaatattattcattttcaattccAGCAAAGAAAACTTTATCGCAAAGCGAGAGATCACTACACCAATTCGTATTCTACCAGTACATTCAGTCCAGGATCTTCAGCAAGTTCGATAACAAACAACTTCAAAACTAAAGTATCCCCTCGGTCACCAGCACAAAATGTTACTGTGGAAAATAAGGTAACTTTGAAGTAAACTATACCAATGTAAGCGCAATGGCCGACTGATTAGCTGACTGTATTCACACCATAGTTCAGTTAAGCGTTTGAGCCCTTTATTCTCCATACATCAATCGAACTGTACATTCCTACCCATCGTGTTAAGTACAGAGGACAAACTCGAAACAAAcgtgaagattttgttttctacaATCTGGAATTTTTAATCCAACTTCTAATGTATGTCCTTCATTTTACACAGCGCAATATGACGATTATACCGTTTTATAACTCCCTacaaaatacattaaaatataagACCGTGTGGGTTTGATCGTGGTTGGAGCAAGAGTAAAATTGGACTAATATGTTTTTCTACCcacttcaaaatttaaaaattttacagGTAAAACTTGAAGTTGTACCTGATCATTCGAAAACAACATCAACGAGTGTGGTTCCATTTGCAACTGCGTCATCCCTATCGCCGAAAACAAGCATGTTCATACCGTCCAAACCGGGAGTTAAATTTGCGACATCAATGACAATCAAAGAAAGCGCAGAAGCCGCGCGAAAAGCGAGAGACCCACTGGAAATGTCTATCACACAGgtaatgaaatgaatttaataatatttactgacagataaaatgtttttcaaaactGTCCTCACTTTCTGCGTAACTACTACACCGGTAATTTCGCCCTGATTAGCACCATATTAAACGAATTCATTCAAGCGAACCACAGCCAGAATTTGTATGTTTGATATATTCAGAATCTCTGATGTGAAAAAAAACGTAACACGGCATTCCGGCATGCTATTTCAAACAAATAGATATTCATAAGAAAACcgtaaattttgaatatttccagGAATTCGACAAAGAAAATTCCGTAAGAACAATCGTCCAATCTAACCGGGATTTTGAGATTAAAGAAAAGCCTGCACTAATATCTGCCAATGGACAAGTTGTTTCAGGCATAGAACACACAGCAAGGCCAGAATGTTTGAAGCCAAAGAGCTATACAACAGATGGTGACAGCGGGATTAGCAGTGCCTGTGATGTATCTGATGCAGGATCGCCATCGTTCTTCCGAGGAACTCGTACGGATATGAATTCGCCACAATCAAGTAGGATCAGTTACAAACAGGTAAATACCAGTTAAATGCTGCATTGCCCATATAATTCTATATACGATATTGAGATACGCCCAACCTTGTCTTGTTTACCGGTACCGCCTCGTGCTGACAGTTTTTTACGCCTCGCGCTCTGAAATAAATCATGACTCAAGGGCGCCCTCCACGAAGTACCGGTATCTATATTTTTAATGAAGAATAACTGAATTACGCATAGGTATATAAAGATGTATTTTACAGCataagtataaaatataaatagaaacTTGACATAAATTTTCTGTGATACTTTGAAGACGTAGTTCAATatgaaacaatataaaaatatacataaacTACCTTTTTATTAATAAACCCATGTATAATTTCAGATATTAGACGGCTCTGTCCCAGAGCCTAACGCCGAGCACCCACAAGGGCGAGTCTACGAACGGCATTTGCAAGAGTACATGCAACCGCCTTACCCAGCTTCAACTCATCCGATGCCACCATCATATCGAAATCTGCAGACTAGACCCCAGTCACCCTATAACTCGACATCGTGGGATATTTACAATCGGAATTACCAGAAAAGTGACCAAACATCAATAATACCATACTACTTATTTAGAAGATCAAACGAAAACGCAGAACGTAACAGGAGCAACGAAAAACCGATTTTTGTTCATGTATCAGAAATCATGATGAACCGATGAAATCTGAGGTCAAAGGTTATAGAGGTATAACATAAAGACATGACTTGACACTGCATTGAATCTCTAACTTAATTTGAATTCCACAGACACAATTGGAAATAATTACCATGGTGGCGTATGTATCAAAACGACTATATACCCTTGGCTTCCTTCTCAAATAAAATTCTAGATACACGATCAGCGAGATTCACAAGCAAGGGTCGGATAAAATCAAGAAAACACAAACACTTTTGTTCTTAATAAAATGATCAGATATTTTTCCGAAAGGATGGGATGCCGCTTAATGCAATTCATATTGAACCGAGTTGAGAAACGTAGATTTTCCCATGAATGCTCGCAATTCTAGCGATGTTAATATCGGGTAATATTGGTCGTTGagagatttgaatatttttctttccACTGTAAGATTAATCATtgttaatatttgatttttcattcttatgttttttcttcattttttattatttttcaattttgaaatctcTTTTGTGATTAGTATTTATACCTTTGACACAGGAaaagccatatttttcgtaatgtTATAGACAATTAAGTATGTAAAACACTTACATTCATACATTCAAACACTACATAGTTTCATCCAATGA
This genomic interval from Styela clava chromosome 15, kaStyClav1.hap1.2, whole genome shotgun sequence contains the following:
- the LOC120334177 gene encoding uncharacterized protein LOC120334177 isoform X1 — protein: MADVMQHPANVEWKDGKSPLSYWNVPQAVKTTQTLSDSMTSGCGMPSPPPTPSIQQMYDPAEVKQLPGKGAKGKGQFVDWGTKLYQLELELSYKNNEIVLLNKKLKKYTDELYPGGNTSKKSVITSLQNQNEVMKKKLEVKEGQLRREQTRCKGLQHELAEVKKHNLELRRRHLVNEKGVQTLPINNKDTQASSPPKKPRTRTVMTQCSPTVLKVTNSTKVTSLPQPSDSKVPGTQRKLYRKARDHYTNSYSTSTFSPGSSASSITNNFKTKVSPRSPAQNVTVENKVKLEVVPDHSKTTSTSVVPFATASSLSPKTSMFIPSKPGVKFATSMTIKESAEAARKARDPLEMSITQEFDKENSVRTIVQSNRDFEIKEKPALISANGQVVSGIEHTARPECLKPKSYTTDGDSGISSACDVSDAGSPSFFRGTRTDMNSPQSSRISYKQILDGSVPEPNAEHPQGRVYERHLQEYMQPPYPASTHPMPPSYRNLQTRPQSPYNSTSWDIYNRNYQKSDQTSIIPYYLFRRSNENAERNRSNEKPIFVHVSEIMMNR
- the LOC120334177 gene encoding uncharacterized protein LOC120334177 isoform X2: MCFYLKNCIIFGDSMTSGCGMPSPPPTPSIQQMYDPAEVKQLPGKGAKGKGQFVDWGTKLYQLELELSYKNNEIVLLNKKLKKYTDELYPGGNTSKKSVITSLQNQNEVMKKKLEVKEGQLRREQTRCKGLQHELAEVKKHNLELRRRHLVNEKGVQTLPINNKDTQASSPPKKPRTRTVMTQCSPTVLKVTNSTKVTSLPQPSDSKVPGTQRKLYRKARDHYTNSYSTSTFSPGSSASSITNNFKTKVSPRSPAQNVTVENKVKLEVVPDHSKTTSTSVVPFATASSLSPKTSMFIPSKPGVKFATSMTIKESAEAARKARDPLEMSITQEFDKENSVRTIVQSNRDFEIKEKPALISANGQVVSGIEHTARPECLKPKSYTTDGDSGISSACDVSDAGSPSFFRGTRTDMNSPQSSRISYKQILDGSVPEPNAEHPQGRVYERHLQEYMQPPYPASTHPMPPSYRNLQTRPQSPYNSTSWDIYNRNYQKSDQTSIIPYYLFRRSNENAERNRSNEKPIFVHVSEIMMNR
- the LOC120334177 gene encoding uncharacterized protein LOC120334177 isoform X3, with the protein product MKFPKISGDSMTSGCGMPSPPPTPSIQQMYDPAEVKQLPGKGAKGKGQFVDWGTKLYQLELELSYKNNEIVLLNKKLKKYTDELYPGGNTSKKSVITSLQNQNEVMKKKLEVKEGQLRREQTRCKGLQHELAEVKKHNLELRRRHLVNEKGVQTLPINNKDTQASSPPKKPRTRTVMTQCSPTVLKVTNSTKVTSLPQPSDSKVPGTQRKLYRKARDHYTNSYSTSTFSPGSSASSITNNFKTKVSPRSPAQNVTVENKVKLEVVPDHSKTTSTSVVPFATASSLSPKTSMFIPSKPGVKFATSMTIKESAEAARKARDPLEMSITQEFDKENSVRTIVQSNRDFEIKEKPALISANGQVVSGIEHTARPECLKPKSYTTDGDSGISSACDVSDAGSPSFFRGTRTDMNSPQSSRISYKQILDGSVPEPNAEHPQGRVYERHLQEYMQPPYPASTHPMPPSYRNLQTRPQSPYNSTSWDIYNRNYQKSDQTSIIPYYLFRRSNENAERNRSNEKPIFVHVSEIMMNR
- the LOC120334177 gene encoding uncharacterized protein LOC120334177 isoform X4, giving the protein MTSGCGMPSPPPTPSIQQMYDPAEVKQLPGKGAKGKGQFVDWGTKLYQLELELSYKNNEIVLLNKKLKKYTDELYPGGNTSKKSVITSLQNQNEVMKKKLEVKEGQLRREQTRCKGLQHELAEVKKHNLELRRRHLVNEKGVQTLPINNKDTQASSPPKKPRTRTVMTQCSPTVLKVTNSTKVTSLPQPSDSKVPGTQRKLYRKARDHYTNSYSTSTFSPGSSASSITNNFKTKVSPRSPAQNVTVENKVKLEVVPDHSKTTSTSVVPFATASSLSPKTSMFIPSKPGVKFATSMTIKESAEAARKARDPLEMSITQEFDKENSVRTIVQSNRDFEIKEKPALISANGQVVSGIEHTARPECLKPKSYTTDGDSGISSACDVSDAGSPSFFRGTRTDMNSPQSSRISYKQILDGSVPEPNAEHPQGRVYERHLQEYMQPPYPASTHPMPPSYRNLQTRPQSPYNSTSWDIYNRNYQKSDQTSIIPYYLFRRSNENAERNRSNEKPIFVHVSEIMMNR